One window of the Thermoplasmata archaeon genome contains the following:
- a CDS encoding rhomboid family intramembrane serine protease, giving the protein MIVFFLFFASIFLPLIYSFLKKANLALALILANLLVFVLQIFSARFMPEWYEEMVFALAFPQYKLSLTWFYQVFTHAFLHGSIYHILGNMLVLFFVGVAFEEREGFKKLGVVYFIAMVFAVLFDTLFNFGRLSYAIGASGAVSGILGAMLIRHPKAEIPMFLGPIFLMRVKAWIAILFFFLIETMLSFFSLTGMSDGVAHLAHVGGFVAGVFVAMFFSGTKWKQINTEIMPDLEKLAGLVVSAEQKKALENLRKAEIQEVAEAWLQHFANHTKCQKCGKTMHYRKPDFVCSCGNTMRVWK; this is encoded by the coding sequence ATGATTGTTTTTTTCCTCTTTTTTGCCTCAATTTTTCTTCCTCTCATTTATTCGTTTCTTAAAAAAGCTAATCTGGCTCTCGCTCTAATTCTCGCAAATCTCCTTGTATTTGTGCTTCAGATTTTCTCTGCAAGGTTTATGCCTGAGTGGTATGAGGAAATGGTTTTTGCCCTTGCTTTTCCACAGTATAAACTCTCTCTAACTTGGTTTTATCAGGTCTTCACTCATGCCTTCCTTCATGGAAGTATTTACCACATTCTAGGCAACATGCTTGTGCTCTTTTTTGTTGGGGTGGCTTTTGAGGAACGAGAGGGTTTTAAAAAATTGGGTGTGGTGTATTTTATCGCAATGGTTTTTGCAGTGCTCTTTGATACATTGTTTAATTTTGGAAGATTGAGCTATGCGATCGGTGCCTCTGGTGCCGTGAGCGGCATCCTTGGTGCGATGCTAATAAGACATCCGAAGGCAGAAATTCCAATGTTCCTTGGGCCAATCTTTTTGATGCGTGTAAAGGCATGGATTGCAATTCTCTTCTTTTTCCTGATTGAAACAATGCTGAGCTTCTTTTCGCTCACTGGCATGAGTGATGGAGTTGCCCACCTTGCCCATGTGGGAGGATTTGTTGCGGGTGTTTTTGTGGCGATGTTTTTTTCTGGGACAAAGTGGAAACAGATAAACACAGAGATTATGCCCGACCTTGAAAAACTCGCAGGCCTTGTGGTCAGCGCCGAGCAAAAAAAGGCACTGGAAAATTTGCGAAAGGCGGAAATCCAGGAAGTTGCTGAGGCCTGGCTGCAACATTTTGCAAATCACACAAAGTGCCAGAAATGTGGAAAAACAATGCACTATAGAAAGCCGGATTTTGTTTGTAGTTGTGGGAATACAATGAGGGTGTGGAAATAA
- a CDS encoding ATP-dependent 6-phosphofructokinase, with protein MRIGVLTGGGDCPGLNPAIRGVVFKAAEYGDEVIGIKKGWLGMVEGLSAPLKLEDVDEIMGKGGTILGSTRTNPFKKEEDKKKMLDNIKKMRLEALVAIGGDDTLTAAMKLTKEGFPVVGVPKTMDNDISETDYTFGFDTSVSIAVDALEKLRDTAKSHCRVMVLEVMGRHAGWVALFTGLAGGADYILIPEEKVDLEKMYQVLKTVYARKGYGLVVVSEGIEIPGMKGAEAKADGFGHELLKEKGVGSYIASQIEKNTGFETRYAVIGHIQRGGPPTVFDRMLALRLGVKAVEMLHEGKAGMMASLRGNQIVEVKLEDAVAKNKKVSEEWVKLTKVFYR; from the coding sequence ATGAGGATAGGCGTTCTAACAGGTGGCGGAGATTGCCCTGGGTTAAACCCGGCAATCAGAGGTGTGGTGTTCAAAGCAGCGGAGTATGGCGACGAAGTGATTGGAATCAAGAAGGGCTGGCTTGGAATGGTTGAAGGGCTTTCAGCCCCCCTGAAATTGGAAGATGTGGATGAAATTATGGGAAAAGGAGGAACAATACTTGGGAGCACGAGAACCAATCCGTTCAAAAAAGAGGAAGATAAGAAAAAGATGCTGGACAACATAAAAAAGATGAGACTTGAAGCACTTGTGGCAATTGGTGGCGACGACACACTTACTGCTGCAATGAAACTCACGAAAGAGGGTTTTCCAGTTGTAGGAGTACCCAAGACAATGGATAACGACATTTCCGAGACGGACTACACATTTGGGTTCGATACATCAGTAAGCATTGCTGTTGACGCACTGGAAAAGCTGAGGGATACTGCAAAGTCACACTGCCGGGTTATGGTGCTTGAGGTCATGGGGAGACATGCTGGCTGGGTTGCACTTTTCACCGGGCTTGCTGGAGGGGCCGACTACATTTTGATTCCTGAAGAAAAAGTGGACCTTGAGAAAATGTACCAGGTGCTGAAAACAGTGTATGCAAGAAAGGGCTATGGACTCGTTGTGGTCTCTGAAGGTATTGAAATCCCAGGCATGAAAGGGGCAGAGGCAAAGGCAGATGGATTTGGACATGAGCTTTTGAAAGAAAAAGGTGTGGGGTCTTATATCGCTTCCCAAATTGAGAAAAACACGGGCTTTGAGACGAGGTATGCAGTTATTGGACATATCCAGCGTGGTGGTCCCCCAACTGTGTTTGACAGAATGCTGGCACTTCGACTCGGCGTGAAAGCGGTAGAGATGTTACACGAAGGAAAAGCAGGGATGATGGCGTCGTTGAGAGGCAATCAGATTGTGGAAGTTAAACTTGAAGATGCAGTGGCAAAAAACAAGAAGGTAAGCGAGGAGTGGGTAAAACTAACAAAGGTGTTTTACAGGTAA
- a CDS encoding deoxyhypusine synthase family protein → MMDKKLRKRILSKPVEMIDLEKSKTVLELVEAYKNASIQARNIGKCMEVYENMLLDKDRPTVIMGLSGALIAGGMRKVIADMIKYGIVDVVVSTGAILYQDIYQARGHKHYVGSPDMDDTKLRDFYIDRIYDTLVDELKFEETDRYIGKITERLEPRDYSSREFLEFLAGEIEDENSILYNARKYGVPVFSPAINDSSIGIGLTIYYHKHRGKPHAYIHSIRDNYELTQIILKSKKTGVIYIGGGVPKNWINDAEVMASYVFNPKIQGHTYAFQITTATPIDGGLSGSTLHEAQSWGKISKKATKATAYVETTVALPLIVGAILEKGVWKGRQRLKFVWKKDILEKIEKVD, encoded by the coding sequence ATGATGGACAAGAAACTGAGGAAACGAATTCTCAGCAAGCCAGTGGAAATGATTGACCTTGAAAAAAGTAAGACAGTGCTTGAGCTGGTGGAGGCATACAAAAATGCATCAATTCAGGCAAGGAACATTGGCAAATGCATGGAAGTTTATGAAAACATGCTTCTTGATAAAGATAGACCAACTGTTATAATGGGGTTAAGTGGTGCGTTGATTGCAGGAGGTATGAGAAAGGTAATTGCAGACATGATAAAATACGGTATTGTGGATGTTGTGGTTTCCACAGGTGCAATCCTCTATCAAGATATTTATCAAGCAAGGGGCCACAAACACTATGTTGGCTCTCCAGATATGGATGATACGAAACTGCGGGACTTTTACATTGACAGAATTTATGACACCCTTGTGGATGAACTTAAATTTGAAGAAACAGACAGATACATTGGGAAAATTACGGAGCGGCTTGAACCAAGGGACTACTCCAGCAGGGAATTTCTTGAATTTCTGGCAGGAGAAATTGAGGATGAGAATTCAATTCTTTACAATGCCAGAAAATACGGCGTCCCTGTTTTCTCCCCGGCAATAAATGATTCCTCAATAGGCATAGGGCTTACCATTTACTACCATAAGCACAGAGGCAAACCCCATGCTTACATCCACTCAATAAGGGATAACTACGAACTCACCCAGATAATCCTGAAATCCAAAAAGACGGGTGTGATTTATATTGGCGGTGGTGTGCCTAAGAACTGGATAAACGATGCAGAAGTTATGGCGAGCTATGTGTTCAATCCAAAGATTCAGGGTCACACCTATGCCTTCCAGATAACAACAGCAACACCAATAGACGGTGGTTTGAGTGGAAGCACTCTGCATGAGGCACAATCCTGGGGTAAAATTTCTAAGAAGGCAACGAAGGCAACTGCCTATGTGGAAACCACTGTAGCACTGCCTCTGATTGTTGGAGCAATTCTTGAAAAGGGTGTCTGGAAGGGAAGGCAACGGCTTAAATTCGTGTGGAAAAAAGACATTCTGGAGAAGATTGAGAAGGTAGATTAA
- a CDS encoding molybdopterin-dependent oxidoreductase — protein MPLRTVCARDCYDSCLMEVHLEDGKIKKVSGLKTHPFTKGFLCPKAYSYPKYQYSEKRILYPMKRTGKKGEGKFERCSWSEALKMIRENIESISAEFSPLSILVYDYAGHMGFLNRYFPYRFFNKINASFLDHTLCDVAGAAGLQLHFGTTCGVSPLQIENAKLIVVWGANLYNTSLHAYNKVLKARGKGAIVTVIDPIRNKLAENADIYFQIKPGTDAFLAYALIKIMIKSQVLDYDFINNLTVGFEELKAVAETVNLENVEKITGISLEKLSDFAGLLATLKPQIFIIGYGMQRRALGGNAVRTISMLPVLTGSIAGNGGIIYSNTTPPVDITKFTGKHLRKVEERKFNMVEIGKLLANSRLNPPIKMIFVYNSNPCATLPNQKLVQKGFEREDLFTVVHDLFLTETAMYADLLLPAKSMFEFDDVVFSYFFPSVAKQNKVVEPDGEPLSNLELARELAKAMNFQDPELLENDEQLMASVLEFLPEKARSEFVKEGYIILEMNPAITGFPTKTGKIEIASTNAWRTGAPKVPLPIYERNEDFWLLTPLNRNTIHTQFTHAEPESINTVYLNPEDADKLEVSNGDCVVLESPNGKLERMVEIWEAIPAGTVLFYFDKSVNLLTTDEKADLGGGSAYNSTVVKIKKKV, from the coding sequence ATGCCACTAAGAACAGTTTGTGCCAGGGACTGCTATGACAGCTGTTTGATGGAGGTTCACTTAGAAGACGGGAAAATAAAGAAAGTTTCAGGCCTAAAGACCCATCCCTTTACCAAGGGATTTCTATGTCCAAAGGCGTATTCCTACCCCAAATACCAGTATTCCGAAAAACGGATTCTTTATCCTATGAAACGCACGGGTAAAAAGGGAGAGGGAAAATTTGAGAGATGTAGTTGGAGCGAAGCCCTGAAAATGATTAGAGAAAATATAGAATCAATTTCGGCTGAATTCTCACCGCTTTCAATCCTGGTTTACGATTATGCTGGGCACATGGGTTTTCTTAATAGGTATTTTCCTTATAGGTTCTTCAATAAGATCAATGCCTCTTTTCTGGACCACACGCTCTGTGATGTGGCTGGTGCTGCAGGTCTCCAACTGCATTTTGGGACCACTTGTGGAGTATCTCCATTGCAGATTGAAAATGCAAAGCTAATTGTGGTCTGGGGTGCAAATTTATACAACACTTCACTTCATGCATACAACAAGGTCCTAAAGGCAAGGGGGAAAGGGGCAATTGTTACGGTAATTGATCCCATCAGAAACAAACTTGCAGAAAATGCAGATATTTATTTTCAAATTAAGCCAGGTACAGATGCGTTTCTCGCTTACGCGCTCATAAAAATTATGATAAAGAGCCAGGTATTGGATTATGACTTTATCAACAATCTTACAGTAGGGTTTGAAGAATTGAAGGCAGTGGCGGAAACGGTCAATTTAGAGAATGTAGAGAAAATTACTGGGATATCGTTAGAAAAATTGAGTGATTTTGCAGGTTTACTTGCAACACTCAAACCTCAGATATTCATAATTGGTTATGGAATGCAACGCAGGGCGCTTGGAGGAAATGCGGTAAGGACAATTTCAATGCTACCTGTTCTTACAGGAAGTATTGCAGGTAATGGGGGCATCATTTATAGCAACACCACACCACCTGTAGACATTACGAAGTTCACAGGAAAGCATCTAAGAAAGGTGGAGGAGCGGAAGTTTAACATGGTCGAAATTGGAAAGCTACTTGCAAATTCTCGGCTAAATCCACCTATAAAAATGATTTTTGTTTACAACTCAAACCCCTGTGCCACTCTACCAAACCAGAAACTTGTGCAGAAGGGATTCGAGAGAGAGGATTTGTTCACAGTAGTCCACGACCTTTTCCTTACAGAAACCGCGATGTATGCGGACCTTCTTCTGCCCGCAAAATCAATGTTTGAATTTGATGACGTTGTTTTCAGCTATTTCTTTCCCTCAGTAGCGAAACAAAATAAGGTTGTGGAGCCAGATGGAGAGCCCCTCTCGAATTTAGAACTTGCAAGAGAGCTTGCCAAAGCAATGAATTTTCAGGACCCGGAGCTTCTGGAGAATGACGAGCAACTCATGGCATCAGTTCTTGAATTTTTGCCTGAGAAAGCAAGGAGTGAGTTTGTAAAGGAGGGATATATCATCTTGGAAATGAACCCTGCAATCACTGGCTTTCCTACAAAAACAGGCAAGATTGAGATTGCCTCAACAAATGCATGGAGAACTGGTGCACCGAAAGTTCCACTTCCAATTTACGAGAGAAACGAGGATTTTTGGCTTCTTACTCCTCTCAACAGAAACACAATTCATACTCAGTTCACCCATGCAGAACCGGAATCGATAAATACGGTATATTTGAATCCTGAAGATGCGGATAAGCTAGAGGTCTCAAATGGGGATTGTGTAGTTCTTGAAAGTCCTAATGGGAAACTCGAGAGAATGGTGGAGATCTGGGAGGCAATCCCTGCAGGGACTGTTTTGTTCTACTTTGATAAGAGCGTAAATCTTCTTACCACGGATGAAAAGGCAGACCTAGGAGGAGGTAGCGCCTACAATTCCACGGTGGTAAAGATAAAAAAGAAGGTTTAA
- the mtnA gene encoding S-methyl-5-thioribose-1-phosphate isomerase produces the protein MLVKIENETKEITSVWMENSEIVMIDQRHLPEKLEWFRAQNTEELCFAIKEMVVRGAPAIGVAAAFGVAQAKMQGRNLREVAEKIKSQRPTAHDLFYAVDFCVAEIERGKEPAKVAAEYCNQIVEECRKIGEVGEKLIFEGAKVLTHCNAGALATIDWGTALAPLRMAKRKGKNFFVFVDETRPRLQGAKLTAWELENEGIEHAVIADNAAGYYMAKGEVDLVLTGADRITANGDFANKIGTYEKAVVAKENGIPFYVAAPLSTFDFNLKTGSQIKVEMRSEEEVHFVGKTRITPENSKALNPAFDVTPSRYVTGFITAFGIFKPSQIFALKEKWRRR, from the coding sequence ATGCTTGTAAAAATAGAAAATGAGACGAAAGAAATAACCTCTGTGTGGATGGAAAATTCGGAGATTGTAATGATTGACCAGCGTCATCTGCCAGAGAAACTTGAGTGGTTTAGAGCGCAGAATACAGAGGAACTCTGTTTTGCTATAAAAGAGATGGTGGTGAGAGGTGCACCTGCGATAGGTGTTGCTGCAGCATTTGGAGTCGCTCAAGCAAAAATGCAGGGGAGGAACCTGAGGGAAGTGGCAGAAAAAATCAAGAGCCAGAGACCTACAGCGCATGACCTTTTTTATGCTGTTGATTTTTGTGTAGCGGAAATAGAGCGTGGGAAGGAGCCAGCAAAGGTGGCTGCTGAATACTGCAACCAGATTGTTGAGGAATGCAGAAAGATTGGAGAGGTTGGTGAAAAACTGATTTTTGAGGGTGCAAAGGTGCTTACGCATTGCAATGCCGGTGCTCTTGCTACCATAGATTGGGGCACAGCACTTGCCCCCTTGAGAATGGCTAAGCGGAAGGGAAAAAATTTTTTCGTGTTTGTGGACGAAACGAGGCCGAGATTGCAGGGAGCAAAGCTGACTGCCTGGGAGCTTGAAAATGAAGGAATTGAGCATGCTGTGATTGCTGACAATGCTGCTGGCTACTACATGGCAAAAGGAGAGGTTGACCTTGTCCTGACTGGTGCAGATAGAATCACAGCAAACGGGGATTTTGCAAACAAGATAGGCACCTACGAAAAGGCAGTTGTAGCCAAAGAGAATGGTATCCCATTTTATGTAGCTGCACCGCTGAGCACTTTTGATTTCAATCTTAAAACAGGAAGCCAGATTAAGGTGGAGATGCGGAGCGAGGAAGAAGTGCATTTTGTAGGCAAGACAAGAATAACGCCAGAAAATAGCAAGGCACTCAATCCTGCATTTGATGTCACACCCTCAAGGTATGTAACTGGATTTATTACCGCATTTGGAATATTCAAACCATCTCAAATTTTTGCGTTGAAAGAGAAGTGGAGGAGAAGATGA
- a CDS encoding tyrosine-type recombinase/integrase, giving the protein MQLPPNKLEKIVEEFREHLAGDKRSKYTVKQYSHFLLHFLKFVDKEPEKITAEDIERFKQYLAIEKQYAKNSIYIAIKAIQAFLKSKGIKIEEISAPKRSLQLPKYLNEEETHALIESAKEDLRDYAILRTLAYTGLRVGELCNLEIEDIDFAEGIIHVRSGKGDKDRIVVLEEGTAQALKNYLAVRYRMETKTTKVFISRKNHPISPLSVERLVKKYGKKAGILKKVTPHVLRHTLATTLLNHGADIRFIQTLLGHASVSTTQIYTHLDNENLKKMYQRTKPTY; this is encoded by the coding sequence ATGCAGCTTCCTCCAAACAAGCTTGAAAAAATTGTTGAAGAGTTCAGAGAACACCTGGCAGGAGACAAGAGAAGCAAATACACTGTCAAACAATACTCGCATTTCCTCCTCCACTTTCTCAAATTTGTAGACAAGGAGCCAGAAAAAATTACTGCAGAAGATATAGAACGGTTCAAACAATACCTGGCAATTGAAAAACAGTATGCAAAAAATTCAATTTACATAGCTATTAAGGCAATCCAGGCCTTCCTAAAATCCAAAGGCATCAAAATTGAGGAAATTTCTGCACCTAAACGTTCACTGCAACTACCAAAATACCTTAACGAAGAAGAAACCCATGCACTGATTGAAAGTGCTAAAGAAGATTTGAGGGATTATGCAATTCTTAGGACCCTTGCCTACACCGGCTTACGTGTGGGCGAACTCTGCAATCTTGAGATAGAGGACATAGATTTTGCAGAAGGAATAATACATGTGAGAAGCGGGAAAGGTGATAAAGATAGAATCGTAGTTCTGGAGGAGGGAACTGCCCAGGCACTCAAAAACTATCTTGCAGTGCGTTATAGAATGGAGACGAAAACCACCAAGGTCTTTATATCCAGAAAGAATCATCCAATTTCACCGCTTTCAGTGGAGCGACTCGTAAAAAAGTATGGGAAAAAAGCTGGAATTTTGAAAAAAGTTACTCCACATGTGCTTCGTCATACGCTGGCCACAACACTGCTTAACCATGGTGCAGACATAAGATTCATCCAGACGCTTCTAGGGCATGCAAGTGTAAGCACCACCCAGATTTATACACACTTAGACAATGAAAATTTGAAGAAAATGTATCAGAGGACTAAACCAACCTATTAA
- a CDS encoding DUF2791 family P-loop domain-containing protein, translating into MKPRFVGRERELTQVSVAIEQARQGKGRMFFITGEAGIGKTRFLEEISNVAREKGINVFASACIGENAVPYLPLEDALRARVGGEETEVIPLGLTPATLGLPQVSENEYASGKTRILEKYLRRIEEITSKNPAVLLLDDLQWADTGTLSFLHYLSRCISEMRLVCLCAFLDAHGEQNETMKTVQNINIERNCTLIHLGPLPIDAVGKILTDMLGTWKISERCLAEVYDRCGGNPLYAEELCKVIVEQNLFDPEKHDFKAPITQSEIPETVRSMVSFRIMKLGEEAQKVLKTAAVIGRVFEYSLLERLSDVKNEALLETLEKLIIEDFLREEPGGEEKYRFSQNLMYEVVYSEISTPRKRLLHKRTAELLESRYGSSPKISPEIGRHYMEAGVFDRAAKYYYAAAEYSFKQYTLEECINYAKIADDCVKKIDNADAWKGLRYQLLVTLGKAYTLLSKFDDAVIAFEEAVGFANDSNGVAEVKMLLCEPHLGKGNADKAMEIANEVQKLVETLEDKKLLVKSLLSVGWVYERMGSYVEAVLNYEKATVIAQELNDEKLLGDVYHRFGTALIFKSDLEKAKAYLEKALEIRKKYGEKELIAGTYNNLAIAVDYLGDIDASLEYYIQSKKIYEEIGDVRGVGTLYNNIGGIYLIKGEMEKAMDFYNKYFQIAMKIGDLESMSIACSNIAWIYADEKKYDGALEYLYRTIELAEKTKNKDMLALGFCYLAEALAAKGKIEEAMKTAKKAREVAIQTGSGELEGQVESTYGTIYKFSGDFDKAEEYFKRAIGIFANLTMPQNVNSNRVYLGEVYLLQGRNLEAIEILSEAKKYYEKIAAKRMLERIENFLKQSKNNAHSQV; encoded by the coding sequence ATGAAACCCAGATTTGTGGGGAGGGAAAGGGAACTCACCCAGGTTTCTGTGGCCATTGAACAGGCGAGACAGGGAAAGGGGAGAATGTTTTTTATCACTGGTGAAGCTGGCATCGGAAAAACAAGGTTTCTTGAGGAGATTTCTAATGTAGCCAGAGAAAAGGGCATAAATGTATTTGCCAGTGCATGCATAGGTGAAAATGCAGTGCCATATCTTCCTCTTGAAGATGCACTGAGAGCTAGGGTTGGGGGTGAAGAGACAGAGGTCATCCCACTTGGCTTAACTCCAGCAACACTTGGCTTGCCTCAGGTATCAGAAAATGAGTATGCATCTGGAAAAACACGCATTCTTGAGAAATATCTTCGTAGGATTGAGGAAATAACGAGTAAAAATCCTGCAGTTCTACTGCTAGACGATTTGCAATGGGCAGACACAGGCACTTTGAGTTTTCTTCATTATCTATCAAGGTGCATTTCTGAAATGCGGTTAGTTTGTCTGTGCGCCTTTCTGGATGCACATGGTGAGCAAAACGAGACAATGAAAACCGTTCAGAATATCAACATCGAGAGAAATTGCACTCTAATACATCTGGGACCTCTTCCGATAGATGCAGTGGGCAAGATTTTGACGGATATGCTTGGCACATGGAAAATTTCGGAGCGATGCCTTGCTGAGGTTTACGACAGATGTGGAGGAAACCCGCTTTACGCAGAGGAACTCTGCAAGGTAATCGTGGAACAGAACCTTTTCGATCCAGAAAAACATGATTTTAAAGCACCAATTACTCAGTCCGAGATACCTGAGACGGTCAGAAGCATGGTCTCATTTCGTATAATGAAACTGGGAGAAGAAGCCCAAAAGGTTTTAAAAACCGCTGCAGTCATAGGAAGGGTGTTTGAATATTCTCTCTTGGAAAGATTGTCGGATGTAAAAAACGAGGCACTTCTTGAAACCCTTGAGAAATTAATCATTGAAGATTTTTTGAGAGAAGAACCAGGTGGAGAAGAAAAATATAGATTTTCCCAAAACCTGATGTACGAAGTTGTTTATTCGGAAATCTCTACACCTAGGAAAAGGTTGCTCCACAAAAGAACTGCGGAACTTCTTGAGAGTAGATACGGTAGCTCTCCTAAAATTTCTCCTGAAATTGGGCGTCATTACATGGAAGCAGGTGTTTTTGATAGAGCCGCCAAATATTATTATGCTGCAGCAGAATATAGTTTCAAGCAGTATACACTTGAAGAATGCATAAATTATGCGAAAATCGCTGATGACTGCGTTAAAAAAATTGATAATGCAGATGCCTGGAAGGGGTTGAGATACCAACTGCTAGTGACCCTGGGTAAAGCTTATACACTCCTTTCAAAATTTGATGATGCGGTTATTGCATTTGAAGAAGCAGTGGGATTTGCGAACGACAGCAACGGAGTGGCTGAGGTAAAAATGCTGCTCTGTGAACCACATCTCGGAAAGGGAAATGCAGACAAAGCAATGGAAATTGCAAATGAAGTGCAGAAACTTGTAGAAACACTAGAAGACAAGAAGCTCCTTGTGAAATCCCTCCTAAGTGTAGGCTGGGTCTATGAGAGAATGGGAAGTTATGTTGAGGCAGTTCTGAATTATGAAAAGGCCACTGTGATCGCCCAGGAATTAAACGATGAAAAACTATTAGGTGATGTGTATCACAGATTTGGAACTGCACTCATTTTCAAGTCAGATCTTGAAAAAGCGAAGGCCTATCTGGAAAAAGCGCTTGAGATTCGAAAGAAATATGGTGAAAAGGAATTGATAGCGGGGACATACAACAACCTAGCGATTGCTGTAGACTATCTTGGCGATATCGATGCATCTCTCGAATATTACATCCAGTCAAAGAAAATTTACGAGGAAATTGGAGATGTTAGGGGTGTTGGAACCCTTTACAATAATATTGGTGGGATTTATTTGATAAAGGGAGAAATGGAAAAAGCAATGGATTTTTACAACAAGTATTTCCAAATTGCAATGAAAATTGGAGACCTTGAGTCAATGTCCATTGCATGCTCTAACATTGCATGGATTTATGCAGATGAGAAGAAATATGATGGCGCACTTGAGTATTTGTATAGAACTATAGAACTTGCAGAAAAGACAAAAAACAAAGATATGCTTGCCCTTGGATTCTGTTACCTTGCGGAAGCCCTTGCAGCAAAGGGAAAGATTGAGGAGGCAATGAAAACAGCAAAAAAAGCAAGAGAGGTTGCCATTCAGACGGGGAGCGGTGAACTGGAAGGCCAAGTTGAAAGTACCTATGGAACGATTTACAAATTTTCGGGAGATTTTGATAAAGCGGAAGAGTATTTTAAGCGAGCTATAGGAATCTTTGCAAATCTGACAATGCCTCAAAATGTCAATTCTAACAGAGTCTATCTGGGAGAGGTGTATTTATTACAAGGTAGAAATTTAGAAGCAATAGAAATTTTAAGTGAAGCAAAAAAATATTACGAGAAAATTGCTGCTAAACGAATGCTAGAACGAATTGAGAATTTTTTGAAACAATCTAAAAATAACGCACATTCTCAGGTTTAG
- a CDS encoding creatininase family protein, with protein MDKILLGEMTREEAREKFNPKTVFLLPVGSVEQHGPHLPLDTDAFDANYLCVEAAKRCKKPKPIVLPPIYYGVSLHHMHYKGTITVQPETLIAVVVDVCTSLVRHGAKKIVVVNGHGGNAHALCCALQKLSYQFEDVLFVLDNGGLAEITRKRLFKGRNDVHAGEYETSTSLYNRKALVQLEKAKEGKIKFPSRFLEFGASEKAIYFPFMDAVSSNGVLGNPEKASKEKGKEMWEAMIGGLVNLIEELNRLQ; from the coding sequence ATGGATAAGATTCTTCTCGGAGAGATGACGAGAGAGGAAGCGAGAGAAAAATTTAATCCAAAAACCGTTTTTCTGTTGCCAGTGGGAAGTGTTGAGCAGCATGGGCCTCATCTCCCTCTAGATACAGATGCTTTTGATGCAAACTATCTTTGTGTTGAGGCAGCAAAGCGCTGCAAGAAACCAAAGCCCATTGTGCTCCCACCAATTTATTATGGTGTTTCTCTCCATCATATGCACTATAAAGGTACGATAACGGTACAGCCAGAAACACTAATTGCTGTTGTTGTGGATGTCTGCACTTCTCTTGTGAGGCATGGTGCGAAAAAAATTGTGGTGGTTAATGGCCATGGTGGAAATGCCCACGCACTCTGCTGTGCACTCCAGAAACTGAGCTACCAGTTTGAGGATGTTTTATTTGTGCTGGACAATGGAGGGCTTGCAGAGATAACAAGGAAGAGGTTGTTTAAAGGCAGAAACGATGTGCATGCTGGCGAATACGAAACCTCCACCTCGCTTTACAATCGCAAAGCCCTTGTGCAACTTGAAAAAGCAAAGGAGGGAAAGATAAAATTCCCCTCGAGATTCCTCGAGTTCGGTGCTTCCGAGAAAGCCATTTATTTCCCGTTTATGGATGCGGTCTCGAGCAATGGGGTGCTGGGCAATCCAGAGAAGGCAAGCAAAGAGAAAGGGAAAGAGATGTGGGAGGCAATGATTGGAGGGCTGGTGAATTTAATTGAGGAGCTTAATCGCTTACAGTAA